The window gtgtccccatccccaaggATATCAGTGTGTGGCACCCAGTGGGTGTCGTTGAGCCAGTGCGCGGCCCcgtcctgctgcagcagccgctCGTACGTGAGCCGCAGGAACCGCGCGTCCTCGGCGTCCAGCCCGGCGCTCCAGATGTCGTACAGGATCGTCATCTGCTCGAACTCGCTGCGTGGCGCGAACGCCACCGCGGGCGCCGGGGACGCGGGGACGTTGCCGCCGTCGCCGCCGTTGCGGGGGCGCAGCCAGCGCCGGCCGCCGTCACTGCTGTCGCTGTCGCTGCTGCTGTCGCTGTCGCTGCTGTCGCTGTCGCCATCCTCATCCTCGCTGTCGCTCGAGGACGATGGCGGCGGCGCCGCCCGGTGCCGTTTGCGCCGCGCCGGTGGCGCCGATGGCGCTGACGATGGCGGTGCCGTCACCCCGCCCGTGGTGGCCTCGGTGGCGCCGGGCGGGGGCAGCTCGGCCACCACCTCCTCGGGCGCCTCCAGCACCTCCTCGAGGCACGGGGCGTGGCCGGGCGTggccggcgggggcggggctCTGTGGGGCGTGGCCCGGGCCAGGGGCACGGCGTAGTTGTGCTCCAGCAGCACGGGGGGGTCCCGGTTTGGGGGTGCCGGGGGTCCCTCGGGGGCGTCGCTGTCCCCGTCGCTGTCGCTGTCCCCGTCGCTGTCCCCGTCGCCGCGGGTGAGGGCGATGGCGGCCAGCACCGCCAGGTCCCCGCCCCCCGATTGCTGGGCCCCGCCCCGCTGTGGGTGTGGTGGGTGTGGCGGGTGGGCGtggccggccccgccccgcgccaGCTCCAGCAGCGAGGACGCGCCCAGGTGGTCGGCGGGGGGCgcggccgggcggggcggggcgccGGGGTGGGGCGGGGCGCCGGGGCGGGGGGGCGatcccggccccgcccccgcagAGGGCGGGGTCGTCGTTGCCACCGGCCCCGCCCCAACTCTTGACGAGGGAGGCGTGGTCGGCCGGGAGATTGGACACTggccggggagggggcggggccgccggGGGTGGGCGGGGTGGGTCCCTGCGGCGGGGCGGAGCCGGCGGAGGGGGCGGGGCTGGCGGCGGGAGGGGCTTGGGGAGGGAGGGGCTGGTGCTGGGGGCAGGGCCGGcgctgggggcggggccagcgaccggagggggcggggccggctcCTCGGGCTTGCGGCGCTTCTTGGGGGGGGGCAGGAGGGGGATGGGCGaggaggggcggggcggggggggcggggctgcggagagagagagggggggaggggggggtcAGTCGGGGGGGGCACCCCGGAATAGAGGggagaccccccaaaatccagagagacccccccaaaaatgagGAGAGACCCTGAAATTCaaggagaccccaaaatccaaggAGATCCCAACAGGTGGGCAGACCCCAAAAAACTcagggagaccccaaaatccccagatttccccccaaaacaagcagggggatgccagtgaagagggaccccaaatccccggatttccccccaaaacaaGCAGGGGATGTCAGTGCagcagagaccccaaaaccccggCATTTCCCCCCAGCTCGTGCCTGGGGGCAGGGGGCGCTCACCGGGTTTGGGCTCGGGGGGCCGGGGCGGCTCCGGGCGCTCTTCGGCCTCGTCCTCGGAGGATGACGAGGACGACGACGACGATGACGATGACGAGGATGACGATGACGAGGACGATGACGATGAAGACGGGGGCGccgaggaggagctgctgccccgcCCCCCCTCGTACAGCGAGAGCTTGGAGGAGCCTTCGCTGCTGCCTtcggcctcctcctcctcctcctcctcctcctcctcctcctctgcggGGACAACGGGGGGGACATCGGGGCTCGGTCACCTGCACTGGGGCTGCCAGGTGTcaccagagaccccaaaatgtccccaatgtccccccattgtccccaatgtccccaatatccccccaatgtccccccattgtccccaatgtcccccaatgacCCCCAATGACCCCCATTATCCCCAATgacccccaatgtccccccaatgtcccccaatgtccccaatgtccccccaatatccccccaatgtccccaatgtcccccaatgtccccccattatccccaatgtccccaatgtctccGCAATGTCCCTGtttgtcccaaatgtccccaaaatcccccgttttctccccattttggtaccgtgtcccctcctgggggggggtcCCCTCCTCTCGCCGTCCCTGCGGGCGCCCCCCGGCGGGGGGAGGGGCGCCTCGcccttcctccccctcctcctcctcctcctcctctgcgcCGCCGCTTCGGCCTCgcgctcctcctcctcctcctcctcctgggggCAAAAAAGGGGGTGTCAGAAGGGGGATTCGGGGAGGaattgggggaatttggggggaaactGGGGAGGaattgggggtcctggggggatttgggggagtttcagggagatttggggagaactgggggggatttggggagactTGGGGGGAAATATAGAGgactggggggatttgggggaattttggggggatttgggggaaaattggggggatttgaggagaattggggggaaattggggggatttgggggaaatttagGGAGATTTGAGGAgaattgggggatttgggggggatttggaggAAATTGCCAGGAATTtgtggggtccctggggggtcccgaggggtttttgggggtgtcagtaatttggggaggggtcccaccTTGGCCGACGATGACTCCTCGGACGCCTCCTCGCCCTCGCTGTCCAGCCGGAAAAGCTTCCGGCGCTTCCCGGGGCCCTCGGGGCGCggcagctccttctctgcagtttggggtgaattcgggggattttggggttttttttgagggctttggggttttttggggtttttggggaggggtctcaccatcctcatcctcctcggGGGGGGTCGGGGGCCGGGGTCTCTTCTCCTCCCCCCCCTCGCCCAGCTCCGATGGCTCTTTCCGCTTCACCTGGGGGGGAAAACccgaaaaaatgggaaaaagggacaaaaatgggcaaaaaaaggacaaaaacaggaaaaaaaagggacataaatgggaaaaaagggacaaaaatggggaagaaaagaaaaaatgggaaaaaagagagaaaagcgggaaaaaagggacaaaatcaggaaaaaagggACAAAACGGAAAAGagtaaaataaggaaaagaaaagaaaaatagaaaaaagagagaaaaacacaaaaaaaaagagaaaaagcaaagaaaaaatgagaaaaaaaaagtgaaataaaatattaaaaaaaaaagggaaaaaatacagaaaaattacaaaaaactaaaagctttaaaaaacagTATAATGACAAagtaacacaaaaaaaatccctgaaaccccaaaaccctccccaaAAAGGGACACCCTCCCCCTAAACCCCAAAAAAGGacacccagcaccccaaaattccccctggagcccccaaatccccccagtttcaccccaaatccccccaaacacccccaaaagcCCCAGTTTTCCCCCAATTTCAGCCCTAATCTTACCCCAAAGCCCCAATTTTGCCCAAATCTCCCCGGTTTTGCCCCAAACCTTGAACGAAGGCAGCCTGAGCgcccccgagccccccgcccACTCCACGAGCGATAacagcgccccctgcaggcCAGCGCCCTCCAAAGCCCCAATTTCACCCGAtttccccccaaagccccaaatTTTGCCGGTTTTTGCCCAAATCTCGCGGTTTTCGCCCCAAACCTTGAATGACGGCAGCCTCAGTGCCCCCCGGAGCCCCGCGCCCCCTCCCCGCGCCCACTCCACGAGGGAGAGCAGGGCCGGGGGCGGCTCCTTCGGCCTCGCCCGCTCCGGGGCTcctcccggccccgccccgaCTGGAACGGCTGAAACACAGCGGGACcattgggggaaattggggaaaactggggaaattggggggctttggggaaattggggggggttggggaaattggggggctttgggaaattggggggctttggggaaaattgggggctttggggaaaattggggaaattggggggctttggggaaaTTGAGGGGGGTTTGGGAAATTGGGGGctttggggaaattggggggctttggggaaattggggggcttgggggaaattgggggctttggggaaattggggggcttgggggaaattgaggtgttttgggggaaactggggggctttggggaaattggggggggtttggggaaattggggtgttttaggggaaattggggcattttggggaaattgggggggtttgggggaaattAGGGGGATTTGGGACATCAGGGAGGAAaattggggcattttggggaaattagggggatttgggggtcagGGGGGATTTCAGGGGGGCAGATGGGGAGAAATTGGGGGTCTGGagagaggttttggggtgattttggggcacaCTGTAGAGCAGGTTTTCAGACACGTTTTGGGGCAGTTTCAGGCGATTTTGGTCCCACCTTGACCTGCTCCTCCTTGCGggttttggggcggttttggggtgAGTTTAGGGACACATTCTGGGTCACTTTAGTCCAATTTTGGCCCCTCTCTGGCCTTGACCTGCGCCTCCGTTTGGGGCAGTTTTAGGTGTTTCACGGCAGGTTTTGGGACAATTTTGGAcacattttggggcagttttagGGTGTTTCAGGGCAGTTTAGGGACacgttttggggtgatttcaggGTATTTCAGCCCCACCTTGACCTGATCTTCCTTGCGCATTTTGAGGCAGTTTTGGGGCGATTTTGAGAcacattttggggtgttttagggcaggtttcagggcaggttttggggtgttttagggCAGATTCTGTTCCCACCTTGACCTGCTCCTCCTTGCGCATTGtgaggcagttttggggtgattttagggCAGGTTCTAGGGCAGGTTTTGGAGcacattttggggcagttttgggacAGATTTTGGGCTATTTTCAGGGAATTTCAGCCCACCTTGACCTGCTCCTCCTTGCgtgttttggggcagttttagTGAGCTTTAGGGCAGGTTTTGGGACAGATTTGGGTCAGGTTTCAGggcaggttttggggggtttcagGGCACATTTTGGGTCAGTTTAGGGTGACTTTAGCGCCGTTCTCACCTTGACCTGCTCCTCCTTGCGCTCCCACCAGGCGTCGAAGGCGCGGAAGGCCACGTTCTCCACCATCTTCCTGTTGAGGTCCCTCTGCATGGTGGCCTTCATCTCGTGCACCAGCGCCGCCAGCACGCCCTCCACGGGCCCCCCGCCCCAGTCGGGGGCCGCGCCCAccccggggggctccggggggcgGGGCaagggcggcgggggcggggccggctcCGTGCCCGGCGGCCGCTCCTCCCcgaattggggggaaaaaggcgGGAAATGCGGGGGCGGGGCGAAAGGGGGCGGGGCGAAGGGAGGCACGCCCACCCCGAATGGAGGCGGGGCTTTGGATGctgcggccccgccccccgATGGGCGGAGCCTGCTCAGCAGCTGCGTCTGCAGCTGAaatgggggtgggggtgggggcaccacgccggccccgccccccgcggCCGCGccccccgcggccccgccccctgcccagcgggccccgccccccgccccgccc is drawn from Zonotrichia albicollis isolate bZonAlb1 chromosome 24, bZonAlb1.hap1, whole genome shotgun sequence and contains these coding sequences:
- the LOC106630725 gene encoding LOW QUALITY PROTEIN: histone-lysine N-methyltransferase SETD1A (The sequence of the model RefSeq protein was modified relative to this genomic sequence to represent the inferred CDS: inserted 1 base in 1 codon; deleted 4 bases in 3 codons); this translates as MACTSACPIRGSPRPGPCRTRGPRRIWAKHRDLSLPVPKFKLDEFYVGQVPLKEVTFARLNDNIREGFLREMCRKFGEVEEVEVLLHPKTRKHLGLARVTFGSSRGARDTVRHLHNATVMGTAIHAQLDVRGQQRMKLYDLIVSGSYTPQTVPTGGSKASGDRGDTPPPPLEPLPRRRPSAEGAFAPPPPPGPAPSGNNGTAPEGGGAGGGAFSTGPFAAPPPPPGPAPFGAFADGSPSPYGGRLPFPPPDPFPSPRRPPDTPPTLAGGGASSAVGVASAMAGVTSVCGGVVSAGVGGVVSGGVGVVSPFSSRRPPPPPPPSGSSSFLPFAPPPPPPRGVSPPPPPPMGGSPARGGSPAPEGTPESVPFAQHSSLDMRIEALLQGGQPHPFFAPPPAHHHEEHEELGEEPQRREATPPPPAQPRTPPSPAHSVMGGEGTPLLLMEGEGPAGGPAPPREEPPREEPPQDGGGAGGGGEEGAAPPPPARSPPRENGTDGLSSGEDMEISSDDAAEAPPPPLPPSPFPSPPPPPSFPAPRRPPSWPCPSPPRGPSPPDFGASPPPPALFELLGRLGGGGAGGGARWAGGGAAGGAAAGGGAGVVPPPPPPFQLQTQLLSRLRPSGGGAAASKAPPPFGVGVPPFAPPPFAPPPHFPPFSPQFGEERPPGTEPAPPPPPLPRPPEPPGVGAAPDWGGGPVEGVLAALVHEMKATMQRDLNRKMVENVAFRAFDAWWERKEEQVKPFQSGRGREEXPERARPKEPPPALLSLVEWARGGGAGLRGALRLPSFKVKRKEPSELGEGGEEKRPRPPTPPEEDEDGETPPQKPQKTPKPSKKTPKSPEFTPNCREGAPRPEGPGKRRKLFRLDSEGEEASEESSSAKEEEEEEEREAEAAAQRRRRRRRGRKGEAPLPPPGGARRDGERRGPPPRRGHEEEEEEEEEEEEAEGSSEGSSKLSLYEGGRGSSSSSAPPSSSSSSSSSSSSSSSSSSSSSSSSEDEAEERPEPPRPPEPKPAPPPPPRPSSPIPLLPPPKKRRKPEEPAPPPPVAGPAPSAGPAPSTSPSLPKPSRRQPRPLRRLRPAAGTHPAHPRRPRPLPGQCPISRPTTPPSSRVGAGPVATTTPPSAGAGPGSPPRPGAPPHPGAPPRPAAPPADHLGASSLLELARGGAGHAHPPHPPHPQRGGAQQSGGGDLAVLAAIALTRGDGDSDGDSDSDGDSDAPEGPPAPPNRDPPVLLEHNYAVPLARATPHRAPPPPATPGHAPCLEEVLEAPEEVVAELPPPGATEATTGGVTAPPSSAPSAPPARRKRHRAAPPPSSSSDSEDEDGDSDSSDSDSSSDSDSSDGGRRWLRPRNGGDGGNVPASPAPAVAFAPRSEFEQMTILYDIWSAGLDAEDARFLRLTYERLLQQDGAAHWLNDTHWVPHTVTRWSSPRCRSSRSGRRRRRWPESREHRTGSARSEGWYPISRREKARYLRPCPAPRPDPEAPDTQGPNRVLSERRSEQRRLLSAIGSAALPDSDLLKLNQLKFRKKRLRFGRSRIHEWGLFAMEPIAADEMVIEYVGQNIRQVVADMREKRYAQEGIGSSYLFRVDHDTIIDATKCGNLARFINHCCTPNCYAKVITIEAQKKIVIYSKQPIGVNEEITYDYKFPIEDTKIPCLCRTESCRGTLN